The following is a genomic window from Hymenobacter sp. APR13.
CCAGTTCAACCTGGAGCTGCCACCAACGCAGGATGGGCGCTAACGGGAAAGCCGGGCGAAATGCGTACTTTCTGTTTCCGCTAACCCATTTCGCCCATGTCTGATACGCCCGATAAATCCGTGCTGGTAACCGTGGGCCCTGAGGCGCTGCTGGCCGATGTACAGGCCGGCCGCCACACCTACTTCGTGGATGAGCCCGCCGAAGCAGGCGGCCAGGACCGCGGCCCCACGCCCTACGATTTGCTGCTGTCGGCGCTGGGCGCCTGCACGGCCATCACGCTGCGCCTCTACGCCACCCAGAAAAAGTGGCCGCTCGAAGGCATCGAGGTGCGCCTGCGCCACCAGCGCGTGCACGCCGCCGACTGCGAAAAGTGTGAGCAGCCCGGCGAAATGCTGGATCAGGTGGGAAAGGAGCTGCGCCTGCTGGGCCCGCTCTCCGACGAGCAGCGCCAGCGCCTGCACGTCATCTCGCAAAAGTGCCCGGTGCAGAAAACCCTGATGCGCGGCCTGCATATCGTGACGGTGCTGGCCGCGGTTTAAGTAGCAAGACGTAAGTATCGAGAAGGCAACTCAAGCGGCGGAGTCACTGCGTAGCCCCAGCGGGGCGTTATGTCGGTAGAAGTATAGCCGTAAAATTGCCGCAAGCCCCGGCGGGGCGACACCTCGACCGCCCGGTTCAGGTATCGCCCCGCCGGGGTTCTATTCTGTTTATCGACCAAGAGTGCTATCAATATTCTGCCCCTCTGGAGCTACTCAGCAACTTAGGCTACTGCCGCAACGCAGGGCGTTGGTTGCAGTGGCGTTAGGGCAGTAGCGCGAGCTTTGTAGTTCGCCCCCCAGAACGACAATCGCCCGGACGGCGCGGAGACGCGAACTACAAAGCTCGCGCTGCTACCGCTCTATAACAGCAGGTGGGCTAGTTAGCCTGGTGCAGCGCCCCAACCGGCCGCCGACCTTCGGCAATTGCAGCCAGCTGGGTTGGCTCATAGGGCATAGAAAAAACCTGCGGCTCGGTGTGGAAAGCCCGGAATAAAGCAAACACGTAGCGCATCCGCTCTTTAATACGGGTCCAGTCGTGGGCGGTGGTGCTGGCAAATGCAGAACTGCCGGCAGTGGCCGTACCGCTGCCTGTTCGTAGCAGCGCCAGGGCCGCCTGCATGTGGGACGAGGGCGCAACGTCCAGCTCAGTAGGCAGGGGCGGGGCCGGCACATCCCGGGCTACGGCCAGGCGGAGAGTGCCAATGTCGAACTGCAGCAGCCGCGCCGTTACGCAGCGGCGGATGATAAGCGGCATAGCGCCCTGAATGTAGGGCTCAAGCCGTACATGCTCATGCCAGACCGCAAAGCAGTTGCCCAAATAAGCAGCCTGCTGCTTTTCGGCGGCGTTGTTGGTGGTCCGGGCAATGTAATACTGTGAAAAAGCCTGCCGCAGCAGCTCCTGGTTTTGCTGCCCCACGGGGCCAGGGCGGAGGTTGGCCAGGAAGTCGGCAATAGCAGCCGGGTGCGTAGGTGCTGCCTGGGCCAGCCAGCGCAGAAACCGAACGGTTTGCAGGCCAATGTCTTCCAATACGGTCCGGTTGCCCGCCAGAATCAGTCTGGCTGAGTGCCGCCGGCTGTGGCTGATAATCAGCCGCCCCGCCACAATACCGCACCCGGCCCCCAGCAATGCGCCGGCCGGCAGCCAGGCAGGTGCCCAGCCCAGCAGCCACCCACACCCGATACCTACCAAACCGCCCACTATGCCTCCTACAATGGTGCCATCGCGCCGGGCGTCATCTAAATCTTCCTGCCGAATGGTTACTCCAGCCTTGCGCGAGCCCCACACCGCCCAGCTATGAAAGTTGGCCCCGGCACCCGCTCCCAGCGCAACCTGCAGCGCCTCTGACAAAAGATAATGGCAGCGCGTAATCAGCAGGTTGGCCAGTATCGGGTCGGGCTCCCGCAGCGCCGTCTCGATTTCCTGTTGCAGGTAGGCAGCATCCGGAGCGTCGGCAGTAGTCATGGCAGGAAACGGATTAGGGTAAAACCGGGAAGTAAGATAAGGCAAAGCCAGTAGGTGAAGCCCAGTGCGGCTAGGAGCTTCGTTTTGCGGAAAACAACGCGGACACCAACCCTACGCAAAACGGCCCGGACAACGCAGGTTGTCCGGGCCGTTTTCATCTGATCAAGGTTTGATTACCCGATTTTCTCGAAGCCGCAGTAGCTGTGCAGTACTTTGGGCAGCTGGATGCCGTCGGGCGTCTGGTTGTTTTCGAGCAGGGCGGCCACGATGCGGGGCAGCGCCAGCGCCGAGCCGTTGAGCGTGTGCAGCAGCTGCGTTTTGTTGCCCTCGCCGCGGTAGCGCAGCTTGAGGCGGTTGGCCTGGTAGGTTTCGAAGTTCGAAGCCGACGACACTTCCAGCCAACGGCCCTGTGCGGCGCTCCACACCTCCAGGTCGAAAGTGAGGGCCGAGGTGAAGCCCATGTCGCCGCCGCAGAGGCGCAGGATGCGGTAGGGCAGCTCCAGCTTCTGCAGCAGCCCTTCGATGTGGGCCACCATGCCGTCGAGGGCGGCGTAGCTGTTTTCGGGCTGCGTAATCTGCACGATTTCCACCTTGTCGAACTGGTGCAGGCGGTTGAGGCCGCGCACGTCGGCGCCCCAACTGCCGGCTTCGCGGCGGAAGCAGGGCGTGTAGCCGGTGTTGCGGATGGGCAGCTGCTCCACCGGCACAATCTCGTCGCGGTAGAGGTTGGTAATCGGCACCTCCGAGGTCGGAATCAGGTAGAGGTTGTCCTTGGCGTCGTGGTACATCTGGCCCTCCTTGTCGGGGAGCTGACCGGTGCCGTAGCCGCTGGCCTCGTTCACCAGAATCGGGGGCTGCACCTCGTCGTAGCCGGCGTCGCGGGCTTCGTCCAGGAAAAAGTTGATGAGGGCCCGCTGGAGGCGAGCTCCCTGTTTTTTATAGACCGGGAAGCCCGCGCCGGAAATCTTGTTGCCCAGCTCGAAGTCGATGATGTCGTACTTCCTGATAAGGTCCCAGTGGGGGAGGGCGTCGGCGGGCAGCTCGGGCTTCTGGCCGCCTTCGCGCACCACCTCGTTGTCCTGGGCGGCGCGGCCTTCGGGCACGCTGCTGTGGGGCAGGTTGGGCAGCTTGTAGAGCGTCTGCTGGAGGGCGTCTTCCACCTGCGTCAACTCGTCGTCGGCCGCTTTGGTGTGCTGCTTGAGCTCGGCGGTGCGGGCTTTCAGGGTTTCGGCCCCGGCTTTGTCGCCGGCTTTCATCAGCCCCCCGATCTGGCGGGCCAGCTCGTTGGCCTCGGCCTGGGCTGAGTCGCGGGTGGTCTGGAGCTCCTTGCGGCGCTGGTCCAGCGTCAGAATAGCCTGCACGTCGGCCTCAGCCGTTTTGTAGTGCTTTTTAGTTAGCCCGGCCAGTACGGCCTCGGTGTGCTCTCTCAGGACGGAAACTTGTAGCATAAGGGCAGAAAACGCGGAAGAGGATGCTGCAAAAGTAGCCGAATGATTCCGCAGATTCTACGGCCGGCCTATATAAGGCTGGCGCGGGCGGCGGCATCAACCTGAACCTAACCGGGCAAAGTCCCGTTCCAGAGGCAGCGCCATCCCCGCCATTCGTTGAGCTAACCGCGTAGGCTGCAGCCAAAAGCGCTGCCGAAAGCAGCAGCACGCAGGAATCCCGCAAAATGTAGCCGGGGGTTTGGCAGTTCGGCGGGTTTGCGCTAACATTGCGTTAACAAGCCGGCTGCTGATGCCGGGCCCGTCGTTGCTTTTACTGACGTCCGGTCCGTGGATATTTCCAGCGCCACCGCCTACCACCATCCCCCTCTGTTCCTTTTCGAACACCCCCCCCGTGCTGAACGCCGCGCCTGCGGCTCCCGGACATTGCCTGAGTCTGAGGTAATGTTCCGCTGTTGGATGGGCCCCGCCAGAATTTTCTCCCCTCATTGCCTCTATGTATACTATTGAAGAGTTGAAAGACCGTCTTCTTTCCGAGTTGAAGGAAATTGCGGAAGAGCTCAACGTCGGCAACTTTAAAAAGCTCAGCAAACAGGATCTGATTTATAAGATTCTCGATCAGCAGGCCATCCTGCCCGCCGACAAGCTGCCCGTAAAAGTGAAACCAGCCGCCAAATCCCGCGCTACCGCGCCGGAAGCCGCCCCGGCCCCCGCCGCTGTAGCCGAAGCCCCGGCTGACGCGCCGGCCGCGGCCGCCCCCGCTGCCCGGCCAGCCGCCGCACGCAGCCGCGCTGCCAAAGCACCCGCCGCGCCGGCTGCCCGCCCCGTAGCTGCCGCCGTGGCCCCGGAGCCAGCCGCTGCCCCGATTGCGGAAGCTCCCGCGCCGGCCGCCATGCCTGCCGATGAGGTAGCTGCCGCGCCAGTTCCGGAAGTTGGCGCCGAGCGCCCTGTGAAAGTGTACCAGCGGCCTGAGCGCCGCTCCCGCGAGTCTGCCGGCCGCAACGGCCAGGTAGTGGCCGCCGGTCAGTCGGATGTAGCACCGGTAGCCGCAGTGGCGCCGGCCGCCACCGGCGTAGCCTTCAGCGAAGTGGCCGCTGCCCCGGCCGTAGCTGCCGCGCCAGCGGTAGCTGATGTGCCGGCTGCTGTGGCCGAGGGTACCTCAGATGTAGCACCGACCCCGGCGCCGCGCATCTTCCGCCCCGAGCGGGCCGATGGTGTAGCGCGCCCCCTGCGCGACCAGCCCCGCGAGCGGGAGCAGGTGCGCGACGGCCGCGAGTTGCGCAACGGCAGCAGCGACGTAGCCCGCATTGCCGACGCCCCGCGCGAATTCCGCAACGACGTAGCCGGCCGCCCCGACCGCGACCAGCGTGACCCGAACCGTGCCCTGCGCGACTCCAGCCGCGCCGACCGCCTCGACCGTGACGTGCAGCGCTCGGAGCGTGGCGATGCCGCCCGCGCCGACGGCGCCGGCCGCCCCGACCGGGAGCAGCGCCGCGAGGAGCGCTACGCCGCCCGCGAGCTGCAGCGCCAGCAGCGGCAGGAAGGCCGCCAGGAGGGTCGCCAGGACGGTGGCCGCCAGGAAGGCGCGGCCGGCGCCCAGCAGCAGCAGCGCCAGCGCAACGACTTTGACATTGTGGTGCCCGGCGAAGGCACGCTGGAAATGATGCCCGACGGCGGCTATGGCTTCCTGCGCAGCCCGTTCTACAACTATTTGTCGTCGCCCGACGACATTTACGTGGCCCCGCAGCAGGTGAAGCTGTTCAGCCTGAAAGCCGGCGACACGGTGAAATGCACCATCCGGCCGCCGCGCGAAGGCGAGAAGTACTACGCGCTGGTTGGGGTGGATACCATCAACGGCCGGGCCGTGGAAGACGCCCGCGACCGGGTGCCGTTCAGCAGCCTCACGCCGCTGTTTGCCGAGGAGCGCCTCAAGCTCTCCACCAAATCCACGCAGTACAGCACCCGCATTCTGGATCTGTTTGCTCCCATCGGCAAAGGCCAGCGCGGCCTGATTGTGGCCCAGCCCAAAACCGGTAAAACGGTGCTGCTGCAGGAAATTGCCAACGCCATCAGCGAAAACCACCCCGAGGTGTACCTGATGATTCTGCTCATCGACGAGCGCCCGGAAGAAGTGACGGACATGGCCCGCTCGGTAAAAGCCGAGGTGCTTAGCTCCACCTTCGACGAAACGGCCGACCGCCATGTGAAAATCGCCAGCATTGCCCTCGACAAGGCCAAGCGCCTCGTGGAGTGCGGCCACGACGTGGTGATTCTGCTCGACTCGATTACGCGTCTGGCCCGGGCCTACAACACCGTGCAGCCCGCTTCCGGCAAGATTCTGTCGGGTGGTGTGGATGCCAACGCCCTGCACAAGCCCAAGCGCTTCTTCGGCGCGGCCCGCAACGTGGAAAACGGCGGCTCGCTCACCATCATTGCCACGGCCCTTATTGAAACCGGCTCGAAGATGGATGAAGTAATCTTCGAAGAATTCAAAGGTACCGGCAACATGGAATTGCAGCTGGACCGCAAGCTGGCCAACAAGCGCATCTTCCCGGCCATCGACGTGCCGGCTTCCGGCACCCGCCGCGAAGACCTGCTCATGAGCCGCGAGGAGCTGAGCCGCATCTGGGTGCTGCGCAAGTTCATGGCCGACATGACGCCCGCCGAGGCCATGGAATTCCTGAAGGACCGCATGAAAGGCACCAAGGACAACAGCGAATTCCTGCTGGCCATGAACGGCTAGAAGGCGCTTAAAAACGTAGAACGTCATTCCGAGCGGAGCGAAGAACATCGCCAGTGTAGTACTTCTACCACACTGGCGATATTCTTCGCTCCGCTCGGAATGACGTTCTGGTTTTACGTGTTTCCAACTCTCTTTACCCTAATCAATTCATCCGCATGCCCCCCATCCAACCAACCCCCGACCTTCCCGAGTTGCTCTACCTTTTCGACCCGCTGTGCGGCTGGTGCTACGGCATGAGCCCTGTGATTCAGCGGGTGCGGGAGGAGTTTGCGGGCCGCGTGGAGGTGTCGGTGCTGTGCGGCGGCATGGTGACGGGCGAGCAGGTGGGCCCTATTCGCGACGATTGGGACTACATCAGCGGGGCGCTGGCGCAGGTGGAGCGCGTGACGGGCGTGCAGTTTGGGGAGGCCTTTCGGGCCGTGGGCGCCGAGGGCAGCCGCGTACAGGACTCGGCGCCGCCGAGCTGGGCCATCAGCGCCTTCCGCCACTTCAATCAGCCCGACACCGCCCGCTTCGCCCACGACGTGCAGGTGGCCTACTTCCGCGACGGCGCCGACCTCAACGAGCCTAAAACCTACCTACCCCTGGCCACCGCCTACGGCCTCGATGGGGCAGAGTTCCTGCGTCGGCTGGCCCTGCCCGAAACGGCGCAGGCCACCCAACAGGAGTTTGCGGCCGTGGCCAAAATCGGAGTGCAGGGCTTCCCAACCACCATTCTGCGGGTCGGTAGCCAAGGCTACGTACTGGCGCGCGGCTACCAGCCCTACGAGACGTTTGCCGACGGCCTCACGCAGGCGCTGGAGCAGGCCGGGTAGTCATTCTTGTAAGCTATAAACAAGCAGTAGCGCGAACTTTGTAGTTCGCGTCCCCGCACCGTTCGGAATTGTTGAAACGGCGCGGGGACGCGAACTGCAAAGTTCGCGCTACTGCGTTGATGGCAATCGGAATGGCAGGTTAGCTGCCGAGGCCGGGCAGTTGCACTACCTGCTTGGCGCCGGGCGCATAGGCAATACGGCGGCGGTCTTCCTTGCCCACCAGATACACGAAGCCCACGGCATCGGGGCGCTTCTGCAGCTCGGTCCAGGTGGGGCGGTCGGCGCCGCCTTCCTGGTAGGCGTCTTTGGCGGTGAGGGCCGGCTGGCGGAAGTTTTTGTCGGCGAAAAACTCGTCCATGCGGCGGCGGATGTAGGCTTCGCGCTCGGCGGGCGTGGCGGTGGGCGTCTTCATCTCATACACCATGCTGGCTTCCAGGTCGGCGGGCGTGAGCATTTCGCGGAAGATAACCTGGCCGCTGGCGTCGGTGATGGTGAACGTAATCTGGCCGGTGAGTACGTCCTGGCCGCGTAGCGTCAGCTTGAACTCGTCGGGGGAGGCTGGGGCGGAGAAGACGTGGCGGCGGCGCACCGTTTTGAGCGTGTCTGCCTGTGGAGTGGCGGTGCTGGCCCGGGCCGTATCCATGGGTTCGAGGCGGGCAGAAGAGTCTGCCGCGGGAGAAGTGGTTGCGGACGACTGGCTGGCGTCGGGTGTGGAGCAGGCGGCCAGCAAACCAATAGCGGGCAAAAACAGCGCAATTCGCATAGCAGAAAGTCTGAGGTGAATCAGGGCTGCATACGCGGTTAGGGAGTGCTCCGTTCAGAAAACCGCTACCAGAGCAGCATCAGAATAAACGCCGCACTCATGCACAGCGACGACACCTGGTTCATGCGCATGGTGTGCTCGAAGTCGGCGGCGGCGGGGTTGCGCCACACGGCCCGGGCCCAGTTGCCAAACAGCAGCACCACCGGGCCGGTGGCCGCCAGGAACACCAGCAGATGGCGCGTTTCCTGGCGCACCCAGAGGGCATAGGCCAGCACGGCCGCCCCAGCCAGCAGCCCGCCGGCCGCAAACACAAACGTACCCCGGATGCCCAGCCGCAAGCTGAGCGTCCGGTCGCCGCGGCGGGCGTCTTCCTGGTGCTGGTACACCTGCGTGAGCGGGTAGGAGCCGCACAGAAACAGGCTGCTCACCAGCGCCAGCAGCAGGTTGGTAGGCTCGGTGAGCTGCGCATAGCCAGCACCGGCGCCCACCTGCGTCATCAGAAAAGTATAGGCGCCTTGGAACACCACCACCACCGCCGTGCTCAGCAGCGGGTACTTTTTCAGCCGGATGCCTTCGTAGCTGTAGGCCTTCGAAACCAGCAGATACACCACCACCAGCACTCCAAACCACACATTCAGCAGCAGGCCGCCCAGCACCGCCAGCGCATCGAAGGCATACACCAGATGTAGCAGCTCTTCCGATACTTTGGGCGGGCTTTTCAGGCCGCCGATGCTGCCTTCGTCCCGGTCGTAGTAGGAGTTGTAGCCGTTGGAGGCGGGGTAGGCCAGCAGGTGCAGCACCACAAACACGCCCGCCGCCCGCCACGCGCTGAACGGCTCCCGCAACGCGCTCAGCCCAAACCAGAACACCGGCATCAGGTACACCGAAAA
Proteins encoded in this region:
- a CDS encoding UbiA family prenyltransferase, with protein sequence MLITNYKKALPLLRIPFSVYLMPVFWFGLSALREPFSAWRAAGVFVVLHLLAYPASNGYNSYYDRDEGSIGGLKSPPKVSEELLHLVYAFDALAVLGGLLLNVWFGVLVVVYLLVSKAYSYEGIRLKKYPLLSTAVVVVFQGAYTFLMTQVGAGAGYAQLTEPTNLLLALVSSLFLCGSYPLTQVYQHQEDARRGDRTLSLRLGIRGTFVFAAGGLLAGAAVLAYALWVRQETRHLLVFLAATGPVVLLFGNWARAVWRNPAAADFEHTMRMNQVSSLCMSAAFILMLLW
- the serS gene encoding serine--tRNA ligase, with the protein product MLQVSVLREHTEAVLAGLTKKHYKTAEADVQAILTLDQRRKELQTTRDSAQAEANELARQIGGLMKAGDKAGAETLKARTAELKQHTKAADDELTQVEDALQQTLYKLPNLPHSSVPEGRAAQDNEVVREGGQKPELPADALPHWDLIRKYDIIDFELGNKISGAGFPVYKKQGARLQRALINFFLDEARDAGYDEVQPPILVNEASGYGTGQLPDKEGQMYHDAKDNLYLIPTSEVPITNLYRDEIVPVEQLPIRNTGYTPCFRREAGSWGADVRGLNRLHQFDKVEIVQITQPENSYAALDGMVAHIEGLLQKLELPYRILRLCGGDMGFTSALTFDLEVWSAAQGRWLEVSSASNFETYQANRLKLRYRGEGNKTQLLHTLNGSALALPRIVAALLENNQTPDGIQLPKVLHSYCGFEKIG
- the rho gene encoding transcription termination factor Rho; this encodes MYTIEELKDRLLSELKEIAEELNVGNFKKLSKQDLIYKILDQQAILPADKLPVKVKPAAKSRATAPEAAPAPAAVAEAPADAPAAAAPAARPAAARSRAAKAPAAPAARPVAAAVAPEPAAAPIAEAPAPAAMPADEVAAAPVPEVGAERPVKVYQRPERRSRESAGRNGQVVAAGQSDVAPVAAVAPAATGVAFSEVAAAPAVAAAPAVADVPAAVAEGTSDVAPTPAPRIFRPERADGVARPLRDQPREREQVRDGRELRNGSSDVARIADAPREFRNDVAGRPDRDQRDPNRALRDSSRADRLDRDVQRSERGDAARADGAGRPDREQRREERYAARELQRQQRQEGRQEGRQDGGRQEGAAGAQQQQRQRNDFDIVVPGEGTLEMMPDGGYGFLRSPFYNYLSSPDDIYVAPQQVKLFSLKAGDTVKCTIRPPREGEKYYALVGVDTINGRAVEDARDRVPFSSLTPLFAEERLKLSTKSTQYSTRILDLFAPIGKGQRGLIVAQPKTGKTVLLQEIANAISENHPEVYLMILLIDERPEEVTDMARSVKAEVLSSTFDETADRHVKIASIALDKAKRLVECGHDVVILLDSITRLARAYNTVQPASGKILSGGVDANALHKPKRFFGAARNVENGGSLTIIATALIETGSKMDEVIFEEFKGTGNMELQLDRKLANKRIFPAIDVPASGTRREDLLMSREELSRIWVLRKFMADMTPAEAMEFLKDRMKGTKDNSEFLLAMNG
- a CDS encoding DsbA family protein, translated to MPPIQPTPDLPELLYLFDPLCGWCYGMSPVIQRVREEFAGRVEVSVLCGGMVTGEQVGPIRDDWDYISGALAQVERVTGVQFGEAFRAVGAEGSRVQDSAPPSWAISAFRHFNQPDTARFAHDVQVAYFRDGADLNEPKTYLPLATAYGLDGAEFLRRLALPETAQATQQEFAAVAKIGVQGFPTTILRVGSQGYVLARGYQPYETFADGLTQALEQAG
- a CDS encoding OsmC family protein; translated protein: MSDTPDKSVLVTVGPEALLADVQAGRHTYFVDEPAEAGGQDRGPTPYDLLLSALGACTAITLRLYATQKKWPLEGIEVRLRHQRVHAADCEKCEQPGEMLDQVGKELRLLGPLSDEQRQRLHVISQKCPVQKTLMRGLHIVTVLAAV